From Coffea arabica cultivar ET-39 chromosome 10e, Coffea Arabica ET-39 HiFi, whole genome shotgun sequence, one genomic window encodes:
- the LOC140015230 gene encoding uncharacterized protein gives MLRDNLLKAQNRMKQFADKGRTERSFSIGDSVYLKLQPYRQSSVALRRNLKLSSKYYEPYKIVQKVGSVAYKLELPEGSTIHPVFHVSLLKPSTKGVSPTQDLPLTTEDGQVKIAQESILATREVVRKRQMVLQVLVKWLNLTPDDSTWKDASVLRSQFPNFQFNPSQRIIPMKRQAKNVSSCMADVAKGEAREEVSCNSVRTQLDHR, from the exons ATGCTCCGCGACAACCTCCTAAAGGCGCAGAATAGAATGAAGCAGTTTGCTGACAAAGGAAGGACCGAAAGGAGCTTTAGTATTGGGGACTCAGTTTACCTCAAACTGCAACCATACAGGCAATCTTCAGTTGCTCTCAGGAGAAATCTTAAGCTATCCTCTAAGTACTATGAGCCTTACAAGATTGTGCAGAAAGTAGGCAGTGTCGCTTATAAATTAGAATTACCAGAGGGCTCCACCATTCATCCTGTCTTCCACGTATCCTTGCTCAAACCttctaccaaaggagttagtCCCACCCAGGATCTACCACTGACAACCGAGGATGGCCAAGTCAAGATTGCACAAGAGAGTATACTAGCAACTAGAGAGGTGGTGAGGAAGCGGCAGATGGTGCTCCAAGTATTGGTTAAATGGCTAAACTTGACTCCAGATGACTCCACTTGGAAGGATGCCTCTGTCCTTCGGTCTCAGTTCCCTAACTTTCAGTTCAATCCCA GCCAGCGGATCATTCCCATGAAGAGGCAAGCTAAGAACGTGAGCAGCTGCATGGCTGACGTGGCAAAGGGTGAAGCACGTGAGGAAGTTAGCTGCAATTCTGTTAGGACTCAGTTGGATCACCGTTAA